DNA from Verrucomicrobiota bacterium:
CAGACGCTGAAGCCCCATGCGTTGCGATATCTGCCCCCAGAAAGCGACGTAATAGGCATCGCCCACATTACGGCGCCAGCGCCAGGTATTATCCGTGCCGATGAACATCGCCTGGCCGGACCCGTATTGTTGCAGCGCCACGACAGGCATTTTGCCGAAACGCGATTCCTTCACCGGGTCCGGGTCCACCAGGAAAACCTGGGCGGCGGGTTTGGCGCGGGAAACTTTGGAGACCCAATACACCGGCGGGAGTCCCTTCCAGCGGGCGGCGCTTTCGGCCTCGGTATCCGCCAGCCGGAACATGATGCTGTTGCGGCCGGCGCTGGTGAGTTCCAATTTGACCGGCTTTTCGGCCTGGATTTCGCCCACGCCCTCAATCGGCGAGGCTTCAAATTCCACCGGCAACATGCGCTCGATCACCGTCTTGCGATATGCGGCCGGGGAAAACCGCTTGCCCGCCACCATGATGAAGGCCCCGCCAAACCGCGATACGAACTCACCCAGGTTTTCCAGTTGGGCGGGAGTGAAATTACGGGGATCCACGTCCCCGAAAATGACCACATCATATTTGAACAGGTCCTCTTTGCGCTCCGGGAACTTATCCAGATACGGCGAATTGGTGCCCCGCATGATGTGCGGATCGCCCTCGAAGAGCAGGACTTTCGCCTCGACCCGCCGGTCGCGCAACAGCATCGCCTGAAGATAATGGTATTCCCACCGGGGGAATTGTTCGATCATCAGCACTTTGATTTTGTCGTCAATCACCCGCAGGCGCTGCGACTGGGAGTTGTTATCCTGCACGGTTTCATCCGGTCGCGGCGGCACATACGCCTGCAATTCGTAATCACCTTTTTGCTCGGGGGTAAACTTGAGCGGCACCACGGTTTCACCATCGCCTTTAAAGGTGATTTCTTTTTCGTCCACCTTGGTATCGCCCAGTTTGAGCAGCACTTTGGCGGATTCGCCCGCCATGCCCTGGGCGCGGACCCGCACGGTGACCGTCACCTCGTCTTTGACAAACGCGACCTCCGGGGCAAACAGGTTGGCGACAATAATATCGCGCGGCGACGTAATGCCCACGCCATAAATGTAGAGGGGCACGTTTTCCTGGCGGGCCAGCACGGCGATCTCGCGCGGGGCGACGCCGCTGTTGTTGCCACCATCGGTGAGGAGGAAAATGCCGGCCAGCGGCTGCCCGCGTTTGCGTCCCAAGGCGTCGCGCACGGAATCGCCAATGGCAGTCTGCGGGATGCCAGCCGTCCAGGAATCCACCCACCCCAGGGAGGCATCGGGGAGCGGTTTTCCGCCTTC
Protein-coding regions in this window:
- a CDS encoding CARDB domain-containing protein — encoded protein: MTEFLLKLLGAQIEDASRIAGMNLTFAGGIGAGTVLLLAVVCGVLTWWFYREPDEGIAPVQKYAMISLRMLFILLLLLLLLRPVLSLTVEGNVRRALVVLFDGTASMKIKDPRITEPDQKRAAIGKGILEPAGGLQQAADRTRLKEVDLISRLDLAKAVMKNPRLNLLPSLQKDFDLSPFIFGQTVQELVRAVTPEGGKPLPDASLGWVDSWTAGIPQTAIGDSVRDALGRKRGQPLAGIFLLTDGGNNSGVAPREIAVLARQENVPLYIYGVGITSPRDIIVANLFAPEVAFVKDEVTVTVRVRAQGMAGESAKVLLKLGDTKVDEKEITFKGDGETVVPLKFTPEQKGDYELQAYVPPRPDETVQDNNSQSQRLRVIDDKIKVLMIEQFPRWEYHYLQAMLLRDRRVEAKVLLFEGDPHIMRGTNSPYLDKFPERKEDLFKYDVVIFGDVDPRNFTPAQLENLGEFVSRFGGAFIMVAGKRFSPAAYRKTVIERMLPVEFEASPIEGVGEIQAEKPVKLELTSAGRNSIMFRLADTEAESAARWKGLPPVYWVSKVSRAKPAAQVFLVDPDPVKESRFGKMPVVALQQYGSGQAMFIGTDNTWRWRRNVGDAYYVAFWGQISQRMGLQRLLGGSKRTQLSMDRQNVMTGERVTVYARLFTMSFEPLTDAQVKAAYSLRSADSGANAQETAVLLRPVPEQPGVYRGDFIAPAPGPYKFFVEHDRETRLDFNVTEPKFELGETAMNEALLKDMAASSGGAFFREEDLHTLPKKISAKTERVRSPVEVDLWSSWFMFLLLLLVVTLEWILRKLAHLK